One genomic window of Arachis hypogaea cultivar Tifrunner chromosome 8, arahy.Tifrunner.gnm2.J5K5, whole genome shotgun sequence includes the following:
- the LOC112705441 gene encoding F-box/kelch-repeat protein At3g23880-like — MTLLFVIMNDAEKNASRGLVLLRRHTATARTPPLTDLPEELIMEILLRLPARKLVSLRSVCSSWRNLISTPEFTRNHLRRSCLRDPSLTSLRIACYNSLPLRRNGVRYDSFGILSVRSIMENPSEPTKVDYFSGQRYNRIVGSCHGLLCFFYEDGDQNTHGMLWNPCTGFTFQSPEISGQASLCGFGYDHLSDSYKLFAILRKKGPSGLEFSTRIYTFGPTSSWRRIDDIPFVPTDEPFMPDNMEGVFFGSSRSCTINWSVNHRMVVYFDLGKETYGYFSLPYTDSDDYFQRMSTYLCILGNCLSVCYEHLNAQCWFVWQMKEYGDAQSWTKLASISFHLQLINLGFPLQSLYISESDVLLAISPSLRIVLCNLKDGSIYLPDSMNLKENYPNLSQSIACSKMAYIYHESLVSPNSLQSNSSKMLLKKSKFIIS, encoded by the coding sequence ATGACGTTACTGTTCGTAATTATGAATGACGCGGAGAAGAACGCGTCCAGAGGGCTGGTACTGCTCCGTCGTCACACGGCCACCGCAAGAACGCCGCCGCTGACAGACCTTCCGGAGGAGTTGATCATGGAAATCTTGCTGAGGCTTCCGGCAAGGAAGCTTGTTTCTCTAAGGAGCGTGTGCAGTTCATGGAGAAACCTAATTTCCACCCCTGAGTTCACCCGCAACCATCTTCGTCGTTCATGCTTACGCGATCCAAGCCTGACTTCGCTACGAATTGCTTGTTACAACAGTTTGCCCCTCAGAAGAAATGGTGTCAGATACGACAGTTTTGGAATTCTGTCCGTACGGTCAATAATGGAGAACCCTTCTGAACCTACTAAAGTCGATTACTTCAGTGGACAACGCTACAACAGAATCGTTGGTTCTTGCCATGGATTGTTATGCTTTTTTTATGAAGATGGCGACCAGAATACGCATGGCATGTTGTGGAATCCCTGTACTGGATTCACATTCCAGTCACCGGAAATCAGCGGTCAAGCCAGCCTTTGTGGCTTTGGTTACGATCATCTCAGTGACAGCTACAAGCTCTTTGCAATTTTAAGGAAGAAAGGGCCATCTGGTTTGGAATTTAGTACCAGAATTTATACTTTTGGACCAACTTCTTCCTGGAGAAGAATTGATGATATCCCATTTGTCCCAACTGACGAACCTTTCATGCCTGATAATATGGAAGGGGTATTTTTTGGTAGTAGCCGATCATGCACTATTAATTGGAGTGTGAATCATCGGATGGTTGTTTATTTTGACTTGGGTAAAGAGACTTACGGTTATTTTTCTCTGCCTTATACCGATTCAGATGATTATTTTCAGAGGATGAGCACTTATTTATGTATCTTGGGAAACTGTCTTTCTGTTTGTTATGAGCATTTGAACGCACAATGCTGGTTTGTGTGGCAGATGAAGGAATATGGAGATGCTCAATCTTGGACTAAATTGGCAAGTATTTCCTTCCATCTGCAACTCATAAATTTGGGTTTTCCTTTACAATCTCTTTACATCTCAGAAAGTGATGTACTTTTGGCCATTTCTCCCTCTTTAAGAATAGTTTTGTGTAATTTAAAGGATGGTAGCATATATTTACCTGACAGCATGAATTTAAAGGAGAACTATCCTAATCTTTCTCAAAGTATAGCTTGTTCTAAGATGGCTTATATCTACCATGAAAGCTTAGTTTCACCAAATAGTCTTCAAAGCAACTCGTCCAAAATGCTGCTGAAAAAATCCAAGTTTATTATCTCTTAA
- the LOC112705440 gene encoding F-box/kelch-repeat protein At3g23880-like, with translation MNDAEKNASRGLVPLHRHTATARTPPLPDLPEELIIEILLRLPARTLVSLRSVCRSWRNLISSPDFTRKHLRRSCLRDPSLTSLRIACYNSLPPRGNGVRYNSFEILSVQSIMENPSEPTKVDYFSGQSYNRIVGSCHGLLCFFEDDGQNTHGFLWNPCTGFIFQSPQISGQAILCGFGYDHFSDSYKLLGIIMENVPSGLEFSTRIYTFGPTSSWRRTDDFPFDEPFMPDNKEGVFFGSSRVCTINWIVNRRVVVYFDLDEETYDQFLLPYTNSDDDYFRRMRTYLCILRNRLSVCCEHLKAQHWIVWQMKEYGDAQSWTKLAPFRFASRSLHWD, from the exons ATGAATGACGCGGAGAAGAACGCGTCGAGAGGGCTGGTACCGCTCCATCGTCACACGGCCACCGCAAGAACGCCGCCGCTGCCAGACCTTCCGGAGGAGTTGATAATTGAAATCTTGCTGAGGCTTCCGGCAAGGACGCTTGTTTCCCTAAGGAGCGTGTGCAGATCATGGAGAAACCTAATTTCATCCCCTGACTTCACCCGCAAGCACCTTCGTCGTTCATGCTTACGCGATCCAAGCTTGACTTCGCTACGAATTGCTTGTTACAACAGTTTGCCCCCCAGAGGCAATGGTGTCAGATACAACAGTTTTGAAATTCTGTCCGTACAGTCAATAATGGAGAACCCTTCTGAACCTACTAAAGTCGATTACTTTAGTGGACAAAGCTACAACAGAATCGTTGGTTCTTGCCATGGATTGTTATGCTTTTTTGAAGATGACGGCCAGAATACACATGGCTTCTTGTGGAACCCCTGTACCGGATTCATATTCCAATCCCCGCAAATCAGCGGTCAAGCCATCCTTTGTGGCTTTGGTTACGATCATTTCAGTGACAGCTACAAGCTCCTTGGAATTATCATGGAGAACGTGCCATCTGGTTTGGAATTTAGTACCAGAATTTATACATTTGGACCAACTTCTTCCTGGAGAAGAACTGATGATTTCCCATTTGACGAGCCTTTTATGCCTGATAATAAGGAAGGGGTATTTTTTGGTAGTTCCCGAGTATGCACTATTAATTGGATTGTTAATCGTCGGGTGGTTGTTTATTTTGACTTGGATGAAGAGACTTATGATCAATTTCTCCTGCCTTATACTAATTCAGATGATGATTATTTTCGGAGGATGAGGACTTATTTATGTATCTTGAGAAACCGTCTTTCTGTTTGTTGTGAGCATTTGAAGGCACAACACTGGATTGTGTGGCAGATGAAGGAATACGGAGATGCTCAATCTTGGACTAAATTG GCACCCTTCCGTTTTGCATCTCGAAGTTTACACTGGGACTGA